Sequence from the Papio anubis isolate 15944 unplaced genomic scaffold, Panubis1.0 scaffold858, whole genome shotgun sequence genome:
acacacacacatatatacacatacaaacaatATGGAATGATTAAACCAAGCTAATTACATATTCATCAACTTGCCTACCTATCATTTTTGATGGTGAGACATTGGAAATTtactcttattttgaaatatacattattattggctatagtcaccctgctATGTAATATATCTTAAGACCTATTCTTTTTGTCGATACCGTTGATCAACAATTTCCCctactctccctccccactccaccagcctctaataaccaccattctactctcggcttctatgagttcaactttattagattccacatataggtAAGCTTATGTGGTATGTGTCTCTCTGTgcgtggcttatttcactaagcataatgacCTTCAGATTCATTcttgttgtcacaaatgacaggaccTATCCCCTGacattttaagtttaaatagtattccattgtgtattatctgccacattttctttacccatttatctACTGATGGACCTAGGTTGGTTCTACATCTTGAccattttgaataatgctgtaatgaacatgagagtgcagatatacCTTTAACACAttcatttcagttcctttggatatatacccagaaatgggattactggatcatagggtagattctatttttaggtttttgaggaaactccatactgttttccacaccagctgtactaatttacataccTATTCACAATGtgtgtgttcccttttctctgcattatCTCTAACACATCATTCACCTTTCTGATAATGCCACTCTGAAAGGTGTAAGATAATATTCATTATGGTTTTAGtttgcacttccctaatgattagtgatgctgagcacttGAGAAAAGCTCATTTTTAATGCCTTAATGTTGAGCACTGACTTAACATTGTGACAGATATGAAGCAATagggtaaaaaaaaaacagtgtcatTCAAACAGGATATCAGATTTGCATAGAGGCCTTTGTGGGGCAAATGGGAACCCAGGGCACAAAAAGTTGAATTATATGGAAGCAATGTCACAAGTGAGTTaggaaatgtgaaaaacaaacaaacaaacaaacaaacaataagagagatataattaaaaatagaccTAATGGATTCACACTACCATTACAGATACTGGAAGCCCTGGGGTTTCATTTGGGGGaaagaaatatttgctttcaTACATaatcaaaactaataaaaagGCTAGATCCTGAGTTACTTTTCAggcatttacatttaaaacttaAAGTTAGCCAAAGAAAGTCCACTTTGAGATGGAAATATGAAAACCCAAATTAGCCTGGGGAAAAATCAGATCCCTAGGCAATGTTTGATTTTCTCACTTTAAAGTGGGAAATTCGATCAGATGTGCCTTAAGGTTTTTCTGGTGTTAACATTCATggttcataattttttctttttaaagaaaataggtaTATTGAAATCAATAGAACAAGATAATATATATTCAGAAGGCATTTTAATAATGGGTAAACTTCATTAAAGTTAGACATTATTTTTAAGCAGAAGGAACCCTTAAGGCCTAGAAAAGAATAATGCTGTGCCCGTACTGAAGACTAACGGCAAAGTGTGTTTTAGTTAAGTTACTTGCAAAGAGCTTATATAGAATGACTACATCACACAGTTTAAATGAGGGATGGAATCATGAGCTTTCAGAAGTAGTTTTATTTGGTCCCCCTTCCTTTATTTTGTCACAAATGCTGGGGGGGCGCATGTGGAGATGGCCACCATCCTGATTAAGCCTACCAGCAGAGTCTTAGAGACAGACATTCCCAGGAGCCTGCCAAATCTCAGGCTCAGAAAGCCCAAGTAAAATTGGGTGCCTGGGAATTGAAACATCCTTAGACATCCTTTGTCTAAGGATGTTTCTTCTTTGACCTGGGTGCACAGGTCTTCACAACCTCAACTGCTATGCTACTGAACACCATTGCACATGCATACTGTGAATCAACCCTGCCACAAACCTGTGACCTAGATTTGAACATACTTTGTTATGGGGAATAGTAAAAGTCAGTGGCTTTGTGCCAACCCCAGCAGCTCCGTCAATCGTTGATCCATATAAGCTGTTCTGGGCCCTGCTCTGTTCAATGTATTGGTGACCTGAATGGAAATATAAAGCATataattggctgggcgcggtggctcacgcctgtaatcccagcacttcgggaggccgaggcgggcagatcacaaggtcaggagatcaagaccatcctggctaacatggtgaaacctcgtctctactaaaaatacaaaaaattagcggggcgtggtgacgggtgcctgtagtcccagctactcgggaggctgaggcaggagaatggcgtgaacccaggaggcggagcttgcagtgagccgaggtcgcatcactgcactccagcctgggcgacagagcaagactccatctcaaaaaaaaaaacaaaaaaaaaccatataattaATTCTACAAATTAGCCCCAATCATGGGGCCACTACATGATTTGTGGAAATGCACGTCAAATATTTGGATGACTTGGGTAATTGGGGAATGATTCAGTATAGCCAGAATAAATTTATAAGTGACAATTACAAGTCATAATATGTAtagagataaaacaaaacaatacgaCCCAGCAACAGCTGTGGGGGAGGGGCGGAAAATTCAGAGGTCAAAATTGACCCGAAGTTAAGTAAAAGCTCCAGATGCTgccactgagaagaaaaagaagccaatGTGACATTGGGACGTATTTAGATTAATGTTGGACAGACAGGCAGGAGCTCCTTGTACTAAAGTAATTAGTCATATGCTAAGTAAATTATCATACTCAGATTTTGATTTCTACACTTTTAAGAGCATGGGAAAAGACCAAAGATAAGcccaaaatgaacaaaacaaagtctaAAAGTTAACAAATTTGCATTTGAGGAAAAGCCATAAGATCTGCTTTAATTAAAACATTGATAGACCTTTAAAGAGTGTCCTCAAGAAATAGAAAGGTGCTTTGGGCAATTGTTCCTGCCTCTGTTTTCTTCCCACATGCTGAGATTTGTAGAGAGTTGGCCTGGCAGCATCAGCACAGGgataataaccaaaaagtgaGGTGGGCTGCTTGGCGggggtggctcccacctgtaccTCAGTAGCTGCAGGTGTGATTCTTCTGCTGCCAATGAAATGGTTGGTGTTGTCTTCCTGTAGCTCCATATTCTAATTCTGTGACTATGTCTGCTGACTGTTTCCCCAGTGCCCCGAGTGCTCCTCAGCTGTCCTTGAGAGTCAGAGTTACAGAGCAGGGCCTTAGGCTTTCGCGCCCTGATATAAGCGTCATCTCCGCCATCCAGCCTCCAAAGCGTTGCAGAGCTGATGAAGCTTCCTGACTTGTGAGAAAACTCGCGGCACTCCTGTCTCCTTGGGAGAAGAATCACCACATTCACCCTCAGTCCTGTTTCAACCTTGTTTGgaacatttgttttaatttcctatGTGCCTTTATCCCTCCACCATCTCCTGTATTCTCCTCTTCTCCATGGGGAAATTCCTCCTGCTCATTTGGTGTGTCTTCCCACCCAAACCAAGTCCCCAGTGTCTTTATGCCTGACTAAGGAGGTTCTGGGTAGGGAGTTCATTTTAgatctgctttttgtttattttgttctcattGAGAACTGCCTACTAATCTCATGTTTCTCTTGGGTCCCTTTTAATGGCCTAACTTCTTCAAACCATGATTTTCTTTTAGCTTGTCCAGGTGGCTTTGGAAAGAGATCACAACTTGGTAACTGTGGAACCCAGAACCCCATCTTTCCCTCCTTCCAGATGGGAGAGACAGTAACAAATATGCTAGGAAGAAATACTCCACCTGAGGCTGAGATCCACCAGCActtagaagagagagaggaagctgaGGAGACTGAAGGAGCTAAAAGGCTCAAATTGAGGAAGCAGGATTCTCCTCAGTGTCCCACATCAGGTAGGGCCGTTCTTTAGAGAAAGGGGACCTTGTGGGTCATGAAGCACCACAACCAAGGGCCTACGCGCTGCAGCCAAGGCATCCGTGTGACAAGGGGCACTTGGTCCGGTATCCCAGGCAGAAATGcattaatatttctaaattatttagaTAAAAAGTAAGTAATATTGGCTAATGGTAATCACTTTCTGTTATTCAAATAATCCTGGTGTAATTCAGTATAACAATGCCCACTATTGTGCATCTGCCAGGTTGCACATATGACAGTCATGGTGGAAACCTCCTTGTTACATGACCGGTACTCTTTTTAATTGACTGAAACATATAAGGAATCCCTACTATGTTTCACTGCTGTATAGAAACAGAACAGTCCACGAAGgagggaggattttttttttttttttttttttgaggcggagatggctctgtaagcccaggctggagtgcagtgagatcTTGTGCTGCAAGCTCACGCCTCTCCGGGTTCAAGAATTTCCTCTTGCCTCTGtttcctggagtagctgggactacaggctaccactgccaccgggctaatttttctttttttttttttttttttttctattttgttagaGACGGACTTCTCACCATGTTAGGCCAGAATGGCTCTAACTCCTTGGCCTCACATCCCCCTcactttgcctcccaaagtgctggtattataggtgtgagcatcAGCTCACGAGGTTTCTAGAGGCCCCCTCCCTCACCTCTCAGCTCTCGTTCATAAGTCCCTGAATCATAGAACATCAGTTTTAATCATCTCTGATGCTTtagtaattttacaaaaatagcaGATAGCTCATTCACTGGTTAGGATTGGCCACTCTGTCTTTGGACTCTGCTTTTGACAAAAGATACTGGGAGAAACATGCTGATACTGTAGGGTTggatccatttattcattcactcccAGGACTACAATCATCACTGCCTGTTTGGAGTACAGCTGTCCAACTTCTAAATCTATGCCCTGCTGCTTCCTACCTTACCTGCCACTTAATCTTCCTCGAATAATGTTAGCACTTTGAAAAGGACCTAGGCATCTAGCCTCATGTCCTTGTTTCATAGCTGAGGAAACTCAGGCCTAAAAAGTttcaagtgacttgctcaaggttgcATAATAGTCTGTGGCTCCCAATTTCTAACATCTAAACCTCGTTTCTATACTATATTCTTtgtcaaacaatttttttttaaattcttgtggATGTTCTAAGTGCTGATTCTTTTGCTCTGAATTATCATAATAACTTTTTCCTTAAGTTCTACTTAAAGCATATTATGTTACttaaatttttgtatgtgtaaaCTTAATTGAGTTGTCATAGGTAAGAACAGTACATCTCTTTTGATTCTATTGTTGAACCTACAATCAAACCATCTGTAGATATCCCTGtggattattttcctttgttactAACCTGAAACTCTGATTTGTTCAACCCTCCACCCAACCTACAGAATCACTGATACTGTAGAAGGTAGAATCTAACGTATTGTTCTTCCTGTCAAGGTtttgttgagtttttcttttatttgtttgtatttagaAACatcaggggttttttttttaacgtgaAGTTAgaacataatattaaatattcttttccatATACACATGTGCCCTCTTTATCCCCCTTCACATCCCAGTTTTGGTAAAATGCCTATCCCCTTTTTCTTTATTGAGAAACTGTCTCATAAATTGTCTGTCTGTATCCTGTGTCCTATTTTCCTCCTAGAAACACACCAGAGAAGCTCTGCTCTAGATTCCAAGACTCCTGGATTCTGAGAAATTCAATCTAGGTGCATAGCCCACTGCTGATCCTTCAAGTTGTGAATTACCCATTTCCTGTGCATCCTGTAGCCCAGGGGTTCTCAGTTTAGCCTGCTTAGCCCAGCAtgtgggcagggcatggtggcttacgcctgtaatcccaacactttgggaggccaaggcgggtggatcacctgaggtcaggagttcaagaccagcctggccagcatggtgaaaccccttcactactaaaaatacaaaaattagctgggcatgatggtgtgtgcctgtagtcccagctactcaggaggctgaggcagcagaattgtttgaacccaggaggtggagttcacagtgagccgagatctcaccactgcacacgagcctggcaacagagtaagactctgtctcaaaaaaaaaaaaaaaaaaaaaaaaaaaatcacctgtggAACTTAAGTAAAATGTGGATTCACAGGCCTTAGCTCTACAGCTTTTTTAACCAGCACCTTATGGGATTCTGCTGTTGGTATTTCTCAGGTCTGCAGCTAGTACAGCAGGGATTGAATGACTTCCCTGTTAGACCCTGAGCTAGCCATACCGTATATGCAATTTCATTTAAGCATTTAAGCATCTGCTAACTCCACTAGGTAAGTGTTATCatccttattttatataaaaggaaactgaggctcaaagaagttaagtgaATAGACTTGTTACAGCCATGTTTGCTTCCACTCAACCCTAGTGTGAGTTTGCTATTGTGGAAAGAATTTATCTGGAATGTCTTGGTGAAAATTAGACCTCAGTGGGGACGGTTAGGTGTGCATGTGCTTCTCTTGCAGGGGGTTCCAGGGCTCCTGAAAACTGTGGTTGCCTTTACCCCCTAGATTCAGCTGTGTCCCCTCCAGTCCGGGATGTTGCGATGAGTTCCCCAGCTCTGGTCCTCCACAGTTCTGCTTCCTCTACTCCTGGCTCAGAAACGGCCATAATCCACAGAACAAATGGTAAATATGGCAACGAAAGGGCCCAGGGACTGATGATGGAAAGTGATTAATGCAAATAATCTTTTGTTGTCTCTAAACATATTATCTGTATTTACAGAGTTTTCTCTGCATGCCCCGAGGCCTTTAGTCCTACTCACTGCACCTTCTGTGGCTGCCTTTCTTGCCATTGTTCATCCTCCTGTAGTTTTCCTACTGCTGTTTTTGCTTCATTGCACCATAATTTCTCCATTCTTAAAAATGCTCTCTGTATCCAGCTTGATTTCCCTGTCTGTGTCTTCTCTACCCAGaaacttattatttattatgatttgTCCTATTTCATTTGCCAATAAGGAAAAAATTGTCCCCAGGCAAATTTATCATTGAGAGATAATCTAAATTCAATCTAGGTGCATAACCCACTACTGATCCTTCCAGTTGTGAACTACCCATTTCCTGTGCATCTCTAGCTCAGGGGTTCTCAGTTTAGCATGCTTAAGAATCacctgtgggccaggcatggtggctcacgcctgtaatcccaacactttgagaggccaaggcaggtggatcacctgaggtcaggagttcaagaccagcctggccagcatggtgaaagccTATATTTCACAACATTATAGAAATATAGAAGCTAAAAGATCTCTATGGTCTTTGCCCCTTGTATATTCCAAGGCTTCCTTTCTTGTTCccagcctcttccttttcttgttcccTACCTCTTTTGAGTTGGAGTAAACTGACGATATCATTATGAATAACAGAAGATTCTGTTgtgttgtcattttctttttcaggctTGGATGTGGATACTTCTCCAGTAATGAAGACCCCTCCCAAGCTGGAGGGTGATGCTACTGATGGCTCCTTTGCCAATAAGCATGGCCGCCATGTCATTGGCCACATGATGACTACAGTGCCCTGAGACAGCAGATTGTGGAGGGCAAGCTGCTGGTCAAAAAGGTAGTGTCTCTTGTGAAATCAGTGTGCAGCTTCCTTGACCTTGAAGCCCAAGGCACAGAGGTAATCACACCTGTAGCTTTAGGTGAACTCTTTCCTTgtgccctttcttcctttcatgttAACTCCTTCTCccaccatttttgttttgtttgtttttgttttcatgctttGCATCTCTCAACAGCTGAGGCTTCCTCTTCCATGTATAGCAGCCAGGCCCTGTCTTCTCTATCTCCTATTTTCACTGTCAGTTCTGCTCTGTTCCAGATGTAGCTGACTGGATATTCCCCTCAGCCCCACAGAAACACGTTGCATTGCCTAGCAGCCTTTGGTAGCTTATTATCTACCACACTCATGCAGGCACATGACCATCTGTGGGCAGAGTTGACACAATGGGGTGGACAGAAACTGAAGGATTTGCAGGTGTATGGCCCCCACATGTGGAAGGGGTGAAGCCTGGCAGCCATGGCATTTCCTTGTGCAGACTGCATAGGGGGAGGGAAGGCAGTCAGCAAAGCTTCTCAGAGTGCCTTGCCAGTGAGAGACCAGGCACCAGGGGCTGTGCTGTCTGAGCTGCTGGAGACCCATGGATGCGTAGGGACAGCCCCTGCCTCCACGGAACCCCACACTAGAGggcaagacacacacacaagtagATCAGCACAGTAAGGGGCTACAGGCACAGCATGAGAAGTCATCCTCTGTGCTGTGAGGCCGCCAATGCAAACGTGGTCATTTATCTCAGGCAAGGAAGGTAACAGGTTCATAGAGGACATAGCAAGGGGGGTGAGTTTTGAAAGCCTTGTGGGTTCTGCAGGTGGAGGGAGGCATACCTGGTAAAGGGACCAGCACCTTAGTTCTGAAAGCTGCAAATGGTTGTGCGAGGGCTTCACAGTTCAAGCAGGCCCATGTTCTGTGCCTCACTCACAAAGGAGGCGGGAGCCCATGCAGGGGGAAGAAAGTAATCTCTGCTCCTGTGGTGTTAcctttccccaggtgctgggCAGCAAAGGCATTCGTGAGCTTCGGAGCAGCACCACTGCCTACCAGCCCACAAGGAGTGAGCCCTCCCTCACGGTGATGTTCTGGAGGCGGTATGCCAAGCACCCACATCCCTGTGCTGCCTGGCAAAGTGGTAAGATGCCAGTGTCCTTTCTGGGTCAAACCCAGTTTTCCTGCCCTCCAATACTGTTCTGTCTCTTCAGTGTCACAGCTTTTCCAGAAAATCGGGAGCCACATACTGAATTGGATGAACTGGAAGGACTAGCAAGTGTCCCTGGAGGGACATCTCTGACCCATGGTGGCTGCTTTCGTTGCAGCTCTGAATACATCCCAATCCCCACCAGCCCCTGGCCCCTGgataaaaaatcaaagaagaagaggaaggggtgTGGAGAAGGCGGAGACATTGTAACCCTGGCAATCCATAAAGGTTCAGTTTCTTTACCTCTCTGCAGTTTGGCTGAGCTGAAATTCAGTTAAAGCTTCAGCACCCACCTCCCAACCCTCAGGTCCCATGGTCACATGATCACCAGAATGCCCCCATGAGACTGAGCCTTTTCAGCCactgcctagaatcccagcataTCACTTCAGCTGGCATCTCTGGACCAGGCCTGGGGAAAGTCAGCCACCCCTCAGGATCTGCTCAGAGCTCAGGCTAACTCTGATTGGCAGACCCTCGAGGAGACAGGTTTCAGGATCCCCTCCCAGGATCCCAGCTCCAGATCAACGTCACCAACACCTTTGGGATCCAGCTAGGCTCATTCCAGGGAGACGGTGTTTTGGCATCTCCATATTGgcacaaatatttacaaacttgCAAACTTTCCTGAGTCCAGATCTCTCTCCCGAATATAtcatttctgaactctcaatCTTGCCTGTGAAGGGAGAGTGACAGAACTGATATCAGGACTAAAGCAAGGTCCTCTTCAGAGCTGGGAGTTTTATTCCAGCCTGAAGTGAGGTCCTCTTAAGCTACAGGTGTGTGGGTCTGTGCTAGTCTACATTGGGAATTCCAGAGTCTCAATATTCCTACCTAATGGCCTCATCCTAAACTGTCCTCAGCTGGAGGTATCTGAGGCTGTGAAGGAGGAAATCCAGTTCAGGAGGGTGGGAGAAGATTGTAGAATCCTTCTTGGAATTCGAAAGAGCACAAAGCACAGGGTGCTTTAGTCCTTCTGCCTGTTCAGTAAGAGTCTGTTCCTCTTATCCAGGGAGAATCAACAGAAAGGGAACTTCTGGAACTGAGAACCAAAGTATCCAAACAGGAGCGGCTCCTTCAGAGCACAGCTGAGCGTCTGAAACCGTGAACCAGCAGAAGGAGAGCATGGAGTTCATCGTCAGCCAGTGTAGGTTCCCTGAGAGGGAATGGGGGAAGAAATGGGCAGGCTTCCCGATGCCCCACTTGTGCTGCAGAGGAGCAGTGACCAGGGGGCTTGGAGATGTTGGGAGTGGAGACTGATTTGATGTCCCCAAACCTTCTGTGCCATGAGCAATTGTGGatgaagagggaggggaggacagACTTAGACGTAGGGAAACTACTGCACCAGTCAGAGGCACCAAGCCTGTCCCCAACCCACCACCATCCATTAGCAGATCTTGTAGGCGACCTTggcctgctttggccttccaggAGATTTGGGTCCACTTGCAACATCACAGGTCCTCAGTGAGAGTCCTGCTAGTTTCTGTTCCCATCACCCTCCCACCCCGTCAGCTCCTGCCCCTGTATCTTGGTTCACTCTCACATTGTCATCATCTCTCCTTTTTActccaatttttcttctttgatgccGAGTCAGGAGACTGGAGAAATGCAGTTCAGCTGACTCTTGAAGTCATTAGACATTCGGGAGTCTGCCTCGGAATAAGCTTTTGGTAGAGGGATCTCAAG
This genomic interval carries:
- the LOC101014334 gene encoding LOW QUALITY PROTEIN: uncharacterized protein LOC101014334 (The sequence of the model RefSeq protein was modified relative to this genomic sequence to represent the inferred CDS: inserted 1 base in 1 codon); translated protein: KWPLKVDFELLLVTSLEGKLLLDTKLPSYSKHSYTFPNRHIQPCLSSKTSVGTVRCACASLAGGSRAPENCGCLYPLDSAVSPPVRDVAMSSPALVLHSSASSTPGSETAIIHRTNGLDVDTSPVMKTPPKLEGDATDGSFANKHGRHVIGHXDDYSALRQQIVEGKLLVKKVVSLVKSVCSFLDLEAQGTEVITPVALGELFPCALSSFHVNSFSHHFCFVCFCFHALHLSTAEASSSMYSSQALSSLSPIFTVSSALFQM